AACCGTAGCCGCCTCGATCAGCCGCGCCGAGCCCTGCGGACCCAGGAAGTGCGCGGCGTAGAGCTCACCTGAGGTCGGTGTGCGGCCCACGCGACCGCGCAGGTATGAGGCATGGTCGGAGGCCAGTTCCCCAGCCATCAGCGAGGCGGCGTGGGGGTCCATCTTCAGGCCCAGCACCGCCTTTCGCGCCTCATCGCCTTCGACCCGGTATCGACCGTCGGCGCCCTGACTGATCAGGTCGGCGTAGCGAGCATAGCCGTACTTCGAGCCATGCTTCTTCAGGGTGGCCAGCCAGGTTTGGTCGACGAACTGAAACAGGCCCGACGCCGATGACGTCCTGGCCTTGGCGCCGGGATTGAAACCGCTCTCGCGCTTGGCCGTGCCCATCAGAAACGTGAAGTCGACCCCCGTCGCGTTCGACGCGCGCTGGATCGCCGACTCGACGACATTACGGATGGAGCTGACCGCAGGCATGGCGCCAGGAGTCGTCGATCATGGTTAATCGCCGATTAACCACGTCACGTCCGGGGTGCGACCGGAGCGCGCGCCGCCGCCGAGTCTTACGAATGTAAGAAAATTCGACGACGAGATTACGATTGTCAATTTACAACACTCATCACCCATGTTGACTTGATCCTACACTCGTAATTTTCGCTCAGGAGATCGAGATGGCCCTGGCTCTGCATCCCAACGGTTCTGGCATCCCAGGCTTGGACGACGCGCCGCGCAAACCTGGCAAGGCGCTCCTGGTCGGGCTCGGCGTATCCGCCGCGCTGCATGTCGCTCTGATCGGTTATCTCGCCTATCAGAAATGGACACAGCCATTGCCGACCATGGCGGCCGATACCGGCTTCATTGTCGAAACCGTACCGGTAGCACCCAAGGCGCCTCCTCCACCGCCTCCGGAGGAAAGACCCCCGACGGTCACCGCGCCGAAGCTACACATCCCGGTTCCAACGGCGATCGAGACCCCGCCGCCGCTTCTGACCGATCCTCGGATCATTCCGGAGGGACCGCCCACGGCGGGCCCGGTCACAAGCCTTACGCCAGCGGTAAGCACACCACCGCCCCCCCCTCAACCGCCGCCAAAAATGATCACCCGCGCCAACTGGCAGCGCATCCCTTCGGCCGACGAGATGGCGCGCTACTATCCGGAAAGCGCGCAGCGCCGGGGCCTGTCAGGTCAGGCGACCCTCAGTTGCGGCGTTGCGCTCAACGGAACGGTTCGCGACTGCGTCGTGCTCAGCGAAACGCCCGTCGACGAGGGCTTCGGAACAGCCGCCCTGAAAATCTCGCGCTTTTTCAAGATGAAGCCCCAGACCGAGAACGGCGAACCGGTCGACGGCGCGACGGTCCGCATCCCCATCCGCTTCAACGCGGGCGCCTGAAAGCCCAGCCAAGCCGGCGCCCTCCTCCAACGTTGCAGCGGAGGCCGGACCGCAGCCTTCCTTGCGGTCCGGCCATCTCTCACTAGTAGCTTTTGGGCAGGCCCAGAACGCGCTCGGCGATGAAGTTCAGGATCATCTCACGACTGACGGGCGCGATGCGGGCGATCATCGCCTCGCGGAAGTAGCGCTCGACATCGTACTCCTTGGCGTACCCCATGCCGCCGTGCGCGAGCACCGAGGCTTCGCAGGCGTGGAAGCCCGCCTCGGCGCCCAGATACTTCGCGGCGTTGGCTTCAGCGCCGCATTCCTTGCCCTGGTCGTAGAGCGACGCGGCCTTGAAGGCCAACAGATTGGCGGCCTCAAGTTCGGCCCACGACTTGGCCAGCGGATGGGCCACACCCTGGTTCTGACCGATCGGACGTCCAAAGACGATCCGCTCATTGGCGTAGGTGGTGGCCTTGGCCAGCGCCGCGCGACCCAGGCCGATGGCCTCAACGGCGAACAGGACCCGCTCGGGGTTCAGACCGTGCAGCAGGTACTGGAAGCCCTTCCCCTCTTCGCCGACCAGATCATGCGCGGGCACGAACAGGTCCTCGATAAAGAGCATGTTACACTCGACGGCCTTGCGCCCCATCTTCGGGATTGGCTTGGCTTCGATGTTCTCACGGTCGGTATAGAAAAGGGACAAGCCTTGGTGCGGCTTGGCGCACTGGTCCTTTGGCGTCGTGCGGGCGATGATCAGGATCTTGTTGGCGCGCTGGGCGCCCGTCGTCCAGATCTTGCGGCCGTTCAGACGGTAGCCGCCGTCGACCTTCTCAGCCCGGGTCTCAAGGCTGGAGGTGTCGAGGCCTGAGTTCGGCTCCGTGACGGCGAAGCACATCTTGTCTTCGCCGGAGATGATCCGGGGCAGAAGACGCGTGCGCTGCTCGTCGGAGCCGAACTTCACCAGCGGCATCGGGCCGAAGATATTCAGGTGGATCGCGGACGCCCCGGAGAACCCCGCGCCGGACTGAGCTACCGTCTGCATCATCACCGCGGCCTCGGTCAGGCCCAGCCCTGCGCCGCCGACGCTTTCCGGCATGGCCACGCCCAGCCAGCCGCCCTCGGCGATGGCGGCGACGAACGCCTCGGGAAACTCCCCGGTCTCGTCGGTGCGGCGCCAATATTCGTCATCGAACGCGGCGCAGACCTTGGCCACGCCTTCGCGAATGGCCTCCTGTTCCTCGGTCAACCAGAATCCGGACATTCGGCCACTCCCCTGCGTGTTCTTGTTGGTTAGGTCTGGGACGCCTCGAAGCGTCGCGCGTTCATCGCCTCAGCGTCGGAGCCCAGGTTATCACCTGTCAGATACGCCGCGACCAAGTCAGCCACAAGCGGCGCGAACAGCCAGCCGTTGCGGCGTGCGCCGGCCGCCAGCAGCACGCCAGGCTTGCGGCTCCACCCCACCAGCGGCAGTCCGTCCGGGGTCGTGACCCGAACACCCACGTCGATCTCGGCGGCCTCGAGATCAAGATCGGGACGCAGAACCTTGGCCGCATCGCACAGCGGCCGCGTCGCCTCAGGATCGGGCGCGAGGTCGTCGCGCCCGTGCTCCATGGTCGCCCCGATCGCTAGCGACGCGCCGGGCGCAAGGTAAACGCCCTCGCCCCTGATCACCGGCCGATCAGCGCCGCCCTCGTAAGGCGCGCGCAGAATCTGCCCCTTGATCGGCGACAGATGGTTGGTCTCGGGCGCAAGCGCTCCATCAAGAGCGCCAGGTCCGGTCGCCAAAACCAGCACGTCGAAAGGCTCTGTACGCCCATCGGCGAGGCGCAGGGCGCCCGGCTCGAACGACTCGACCGCCACCGCCTCGAATACCGCGCCCGCCTTCTCCGCCGCCGCCCGCAGCGTGGTCAGCGCCTGTCGCGCGTCCAGGCGCCAGTCTTCGGCGATAAAGGTAGCCTGAGGCGCGCCCAAGGCGCGCATCCGCGCCAAAACCTCGTCGCGCCAAGCCGGACGGCCCTCTACGCGGACTCCGCTGCGCGAGAGCTCGATACCAAGCGCCAGGGCGAAGTCTGGCCACAGGTCACGCGCGCGGCGCATCAGATCCAGGTGTTCGCGGGACGACGGATCGAACAGCGCCTCGCTCATCGGCGCCAGCATGCCGGCCGCCACGCCCGACGCATTGGCGCCAAGCGGGGCCGGATCGAAGACCGTGACGCCGAACCCTAGGCGCGCCAGGCGCAAGGCTACAGTCGATCCCAACGCCCCGGCTCCCGCCACGGCGACGTGCGCGCCCGATCTAGGTTTCATGGCGCGCAAACACCCCTCTGGCCGGCGCACGTCAAGTCCGGGCCCGCGCTTAAGGCTCCAAAATCAACCATAAAGATAAACTAAGTATCGCGACACTTCAGCGCGAAGACCCGTTCCGTGCATGCATGCGCGTGACGACGCAGCCAAGCTCGGTCTATATCCGTTAAGACTAGCATTGAGCCGTTTATCGGTGTTCGAGGGAATAAAGGCGGATGAACGATCGACTCGCAGCCGAACAGGCCCATCCCGTTGATCTCTATGTCGGGGCCCGGCTGAGAATTCGTCGCAAGATGATGGGTCTCAGCCAGACTCAGGTCGCCGACGCGCTCGGCATTACCTTCCAGCAGATCCAGAAGTACGAGCGCGGCGCCAACCGGATCAGCGCCAGCAAGCTCTACGACGCTGCGAAGCTGCTTCAGGCCCCCGTCTCTTACTTCTTCGAAGGACTGGATGAGACGGACGGCGGCGTCGATGATGGGTTCGCCCAGCGCATGACGGAATTTGTGTCCACGCCGGAAGGTCTTGAGCTCGCCAGCCTGTTCCCGCGTCTGGCCGATCGTCGCCTTCGCCGTCGCGTGGTCGATCTCGTCCGGGCCATGGTGGACGATGACGGCCCCGACAACGGCGCCGCCTAGTCGAACCGCTGGCTCCACGACCCCGCCGACAGCGGGGTCTTTTTTTGAGCCTCACGTCGCGAGAATCGAGCGGTGCGCACGGCTCAGCTTTCCCGCCTTGAAGGGGGTGCGAGGGCCAATCGGGCGCTACTCGAAGCTTCGAGAGGCGCCATAATTGTAAAAAACCCCGCGCTACGGGCGTTTTGTCCCCGTGAATCGGCGTTTTAACCTTTCCTAACGGGTGACAAACGCGATCGGTGTCGTCAGGCTCGAATTTCCCTGATTCACAGGAATGAGCTTGAGAAGATGAACGTTTCCGATCTGGTCGACGCCGCTGTCGCCGCCGACGAAAAACTGACGAAGACCCAGGCCAAGGCCATCATCGACGGCGTCTTCAAGTCGATCTCCGACGCTGCCGTGAAGGGTGAAGAAGTCTCGATCCCGGGCTTCGGCAAGTTCAAGGTCCAGTCCAAGCCGGCTCGCACCGGCCGTAACCCGGCCACGGGCGCGACCATCGAAATCGCCGCCAGCAAGAAGGTCGCCTTCACGCCGGCCAAGCAACTGAAGGACGCCGTCAACGGCTAAACCTTTGGGCGGAAGGCGACGCCTGGCGCTTCGCCTTCTCGCAACGGCTTCGGGGTGCGACGTTACGCCAAAGGCAAACGTTGCACCCTAAGGCTTTTCGGAACAAATCAAGAACGATACCATGTGTTCATGGCCGTTCTCGATCTCCGGCGCAAGCTCGCCATTCTCTCCGACGCCGCAAAGTACGACGCGTCGTGCGCGTCATCCGGCGCCACCAAGCGCGACTCCCTTGGCGGCAAGGGCGTGGGTTCCACCGAGGGCATGGGCATCTGCCACGCCTACGCGCCGGACGGGCGCTGCATAAGTCTGCTCAAGATTCTTCTGACCAACTTCTGCATCTACGACTGCGCCTACTGCATCAATCGTGTGTCGTCGAACACCCCCGGGCGCGGTTCACGGTGAAGGAGATCGTCGATCTCACGCTCAATTTCTATAAGCGCAACTACATCGAGGGCCTGTTCCTGTCGTCAGGTGTTATCCGGTCGGGTGACTACACGATGGAGGAAATGGTCCGCGTAGCGAAATCACTGCGCCTGGACCACGACTTTCGGGGCTATATTCACCTGAAGCTGATCCCCGAAGCCTCGCCAGAACTGGCGGCCGAGGCCGGTCTCTACGCCGACCGCGTGTCGATCAACATCGAGCTGCCGCGCGACGATAGCTTGAAAACCCTGGCGCCGGAAAAGAACCCGACAGACATCAAGCGCGCCATGGGCCGTATGCGCCTGGCGATCGACGACCATGCGGAGCCCGCTCGACGAACGCGACCTCGGGTCTTCGCGCGCAGCCAGTCCACTCAGTTGATTGTCGGCGCGGACGAAGCCCGAGACGGCGATATCCTGGCACGCAGCGCCAATCTTTATGGGGCGTACCGCCTAAGCCGGGTCTACTACTCGGCCTTCAGCCCGATCCCCGACGCCAGCCACCGACTGCCGCTTGTGCGCCCGCCGCTCCTGCGCGAACACCGGTTGTATCAAGCGGACTGGCTTATGCGCTTCTACGGCTTCGAGCAGTCGGAGATCGTGGCGACGGGCGAGGACCTGGACCTCTCGGTCGACCCCAAGACGAATTGGGCGCTTAACAACCGCGCCAAGTTTCCGGTCGATGTGCAGACCGCAGATCGCGAGACCTTGCTGCGTGTGCCAGGCCTCGGCGCCAAAGCCGTGGAGCGTGTGTTGACCGCGCGGAAGGTCGCGCGACTGACCTTGGAAGACCTCAAGCGCGTAGGCGCGGTCCTGAAACGCGCCAAAGCCTTCGTCGTGACCGCCGACTGGACACCGGGCGCCTTGACCGACCAGGAGAGCCTCAAGTCCGCGCTCGCCCGCCCCCAGCAGTTGAGCCTGTTCTAATGCGGGTCGTGCGACTGACGTCCGAGATCGATTTCGCCGGGTGGCGGTCTGCGGCCAGGGCCCTACGAGCGCAGGGCGTCGAGCCGCAAGCGTTGGTGTGGACGGTGGAACGAGACCTGTTCTCGCCCCCCCCTGGCGGGGGATGGGGGAGACGGTATCCACGCCGCCCGCTCAACCTCCGCCCCGCAGGACGAAAAGGGCTTCACCGTCCCCGCCGCCTTTCTCGAACTTGCCGAGCAGGTGATCCTGCATCGGTCGCCCGACCGCCTCGCCCTGCTTTATCGTATCCTCTGGCGGCTGGGACGCGAGCCTCGCCTGATCGAGAATCCCGCCGATCCTGACTTGGCCCGCGCCCGGGACATGGCCAAGGCCGTCAGTCGCGCCGCGCACAAGATGAAGGCCTTCGTCCGCTTCCGCCTGATCGAAGGTCCCCCCAAAGAGACTTACGCGGCGTGGTTCGAGCCGGCTCATCGTGTGACCGAAGCCACGGCCCCCTTCTTCGCGCGTCGTTTCTCAAACATGGACTGGACGATCCTGACACCGGACGCCTGCGTGGCGTGGGACGGCGAACGCCTGACGGTCTCTGAAGGCGCCGATCCCGCCGACGCGCCGTCCGAGGACGCGCAGGAAGCGCTTTGGCGAACCTACTACGCCTCCATCTTCAATCCCGCCCGCCTGAACCCTCGGCAGATGCGCCAGGAGATGCCAAAACGCTATTGGCGGAACCTGCCGGAGGCGACGCTCATTCCGGCCCTCATCGAAGCGGCCGAGCACCGCGCCGCCGCCATGGTCGAGACACCGCCCCGCCCTCCCTCCGTGCGCGTGCTCAAGGCAGCCCAGCGCCATGCGCGGGACGCATCATTCGGCGCGGGGACGCCGACGACGCCGGAGGCGGTCGAGGCGGGGGTGAGCGTTTGCCGCCGATGCGATCTCTGGCGTGACGCGACCCAGGGCGTCCCGGGCGAAGGCCCATCGAACGCGCCCCTGATGTTTGTCGGCGAACAACCCGGCGATCAAGAAGACCTTGCGGGCCGCCCCTTCGTAGGCCCCGCAGGACAGCTCTTTGACCGAGCACTGGCCGAGGCCGGCGTTCCGCGCGAACGCGTCTACGTCACAAACGCGGTCAAGCACTTCAAGCACGACGCTCGCGGCAAGCGCCGTGTTCACAAGACACCGACACAGGGCGAAGTCAGCGCCTGCCGTTGGTGGCTGGACGCCGAGCGGAGGCTCGTGAGGCCCCGCGTCACCGTGATGCTCGGCGCGACCGCGGCCCTTGGCGTGATCGGCCGCCCAACGCGGGTCGTCGAAGCAAGAGGACAGCCTTTGGGCTTGCCGGATCACACCCAGGGCTTGGTGACCTTTCACCCTGCCTATCTTCTCCGGCTTTCGGATCCGGCAGCGCGGCGCGCGGCCTACCAGAGCTTCGTCCACGATCTGAGGCTGGCGGGCGAACTGTCCGGAATGACCTGAGCCCCGCCCTTCCCCACGAGCGAAAGAGGCCCCGCCTATGACCTCTCGCCTCAAACCCGACGCAAGCGCCCAGTCAGTCCGAAAACGAAAAAAGCCCGGACAAACGCCGGGCTTTTCAAAGGCTTGCGATGGTACCAGCTCTCGGGCTCGAACCGAGGACCTCTAGATCCACAATCTAGCGCTCTAACCAACTGAGCTAAGCCGGCTCATCGCGAGGCGTTGTCTTTAGTGGGATCGTTCGCCGGGATCAAGCACCGATCCCGATGTTTTGAACGGAAAACGCCCCGGAGCCGAAACTCCGGGGCGTTCCTTAACTTTCGCCTTGCTCCAGGCCCTATTGCGGGACTTGGAACACCAGCGGGACGGTCACCTGGCCACCATCGACGGGCGCGCCGTCGAGGGTCTTCGGCTTCATCCGGAACAGGCGCGACAAGCGGATAGCCGCATCGCCGAAGCCCATGTCCGCCGGCGATTCGGAAACCACCGAGCAGCCTTCCAGAGTGCCCTTGGCCGTCACGGTGCACGAGATCGTCGCGCGACCGCTGACTTCCATCCGCTGAGCACGGTCCGGATAGTACCGGGCCATGTCGTCGCCGGAGGGCTTACGAGCCCAGTCCGGACGGGTGATGACCGAGGCGCGCGCCGGCGGGTTCGAAGGAACCGGCGGAGCGGCCGAGATCACCGGCGGAGCCGTCTGTTCCACACGCTTTTCAACGGGCGGAATCGGCAGCGGCGGCGGCGGCGTCACGTCCGGCGGCGGAGCCACCGGGGGACGCGGCTGAACCACGGCCGGAGGCGGCGGAGGTTCGTTGGTCGGAGGCGGCGGCGGCGGAGGCGGCGGCGGCGGCGGAGGCGGAGGCGGAAGCTCCACCACCGTCGCATCGTCCGAGTACTCCTGGAACACGGCTTCGAACTTTTGCTTCGCGAGGTACGCGAAGAGAAGCGCGTGCAGACCAACCACCACAGTCAGGGCGACACCGAAAGGACCGAAGCCCTTCTTGCGACGCGGACCATCCGAAGTGAGCGGATCGTAACGGCGATGCTCGGGCGTATTTTGATCAGCCATGCATCACCCCCTACTGACTATCATCCCGCCCGACGAGCGCCACGCTGTAGAAGCCGTTATCCTGGAGAGTGTTCATCACCTCCATGAAAGCCCCATAGCGAACCTTTTCGTCGGCCCGGATGAAAATGCGCTCCTTCGTCGGATCGCGGCGGCCCATGCTCTTGGTGATGTCGTAGCCCAGCTCATCGATGCTGGTCTCGTTATCACCAAGGTAGAGCTGCCCCGACTGCTTGATCGAGACGTAAACCGGCTTGGATGGTGGCGGCGATGACTTCGCCACCGCCGGCGGCAGGTTCACTTCGACCGACACGGAGGCCAGCGGAGCCGCCACCATGAAGATGATCAGGAGCACCAGCATAACGTCCACGAAGGGCGTAACGTTGATCTCGCTGTTCTGTTCGACGTTGAACCTGTCGCCACCACCGCCTGAAAGTTTGGCGGCCATGGGTGTTACGCCCCCTTGTCGAGCTGGCGCGAGATGGCGTTCATCAGTTCAGCAACGAAACCTTCCGAACGCGTGCCGTAGGCCGAGATGCGGGTCTGGAAGTAGTTGTAGAAGATAACGGCCGGGATAGCGGCGAACAGACCGATACCGGTGGCGAGCAGGGCTTCAGCGATACCCGGCGCGACGACGGCGAGGTTGGTCGTGTTGGTGTTCGCGATGCCGATGAACGAGGTCATGATGCCGTACACGGTACCGAACAGACCGATGAACGGACCACCCGAACCGACCGAGGCCAGGAACACCATGCCGCCCGACAGGCGCTTGGCCAGCGAGGCTTGAACGGCGTTGATGGCGTAGGTGGCGCGAGCCAGCGTCGAGTCGCGGTGTTCGCCGCCAACGGCGAGGCCGGCTTGGCGCGACAGCTCAACTTCCTGCGAGGCGGCGGCGGCCATG
The DNA window shown above is from Caulobacter sp. FWC26 and carries:
- a CDS encoding transglycosylase SLT domain-containing protein produces the protein MPAVSSIRNVVESAIQRASNATGVDFTFLMGTAKRESGFNPGAKARTSSASGLFQFVDQTWLATLKKHGSKYGYARYADLISQGADGRYRVEGDEARKAVLGLKMDPHAASLMAGELASDHASYLRGRVGRTPTSGELYAAHFLGPQGSARLIEAATVSPTANAAAMFPEAAQANRSIFYRDGRPTTVGELYANLTKTGGATRITENARPRETDDQGFIQYATGRRLERIRQQEAVVDLILRGSQDVGSPFGESTGSAMGAGQRLASSLFSTEMLRVLAEANDKVKQR
- a CDS encoding energy transducer TonB yields the protein MALALHPNGSGIPGLDDAPRKPGKALLVGLGVSAALHVALIGYLAYQKWTQPLPTMAADTGFIVETVPVAPKAPPPPPPEERPPTVTAPKLHIPVPTAIETPPPLLTDPRIIPEGPPTAGPVTSLTPAVSTPPPPPQPPPKMITRANWQRIPSADEMARYYPESAQRRGLSGQATLSCGVALNGTVRDCVVLSETPVDEGFGTAALKISRFFKMKPQTENGEPVDGATVRIPIRFNAGA
- a CDS encoding acyl-CoA dehydrogenase family protein, whose translation is MSGFWLTEEQEAIREGVAKVCAAFDDEYWRRTDETGEFPEAFVAAIAEGGWLGVAMPESVGGAGLGLTEAAVMMQTVAQSGAGFSGASAIHLNIFGPMPLVKFGSDEQRTRLLPRIISGEDKMCFAVTEPNSGLDTSSLETRAEKVDGGYRLNGRKIWTTGAQRANKILIIARTTPKDQCAKPHQGLSLFYTDRENIEAKPIPKMGRKAVECNMLFIEDLFVPAHDLVGEEGKGFQYLLHGLNPERVLFAVEAIGLGRAALAKATTYANERIVFGRPIGQNQGVAHPLAKSWAELEAANLLAFKAASLYDQGKECGAEANAAKYLGAEAGFHACEASVLAHGGMGYAKEYDVERYFREAMIARIAPVSREMILNFIAERVLGLPKSY
- a CDS encoding FAD-binding oxidoreductase; protein product: MKPRSGAHVAVAGAGALGSTVALRLARLGFGVTVFDPAPLGANASGVAAGMLAPMSEALFDPSSREHLDLMRRARDLWPDFALALGIELSRSGVRVEGRPAWRDEVLARMRALGAPQATFIAEDWRLDARQALTTLRAAAEKAGAVFEAVAVESFEPGALRLADGRTEPFDVLVLATGPGALDGALAPETNHLSPIKGQILRAPYEGGADRPVIRGEGVYLAPGASLAIGATMEHGRDDLAPDPEATRPLCDAAKVLRPDLDLEAAEIDVGVRVTTPDGLPLVGWSRKPGVLLAAGARRNGWLFAPLVADLVAAYLTGDNLGSDAEAMNARRFEASQT
- a CDS encoding helix-turn-helix domain-containing protein translates to MNDRLAAEQAHPVDLYVGARLRIRRKMMGLSQTQVADALGITFQQIQKYERGANRISASKLYDAAKLLQAPVSYFFEGLDETDGGVDDGFAQRMTEFVSTPEGLELASLFPRLADRRLRRRVVDLVRAMVDDDGPDNGAA
- a CDS encoding HU family DNA-binding protein; the protein is MNVSDLVDAAVAADEKLTKTQAKAIIDGVFKSISDAAVKGEEVSIPGFGKFKVQSKPARTGRNPATGATIEIAASKKVAFTPAKQLKDAVNG
- a CDS encoding energy transducer TonB, which translates into the protein MADQNTPEHRRYDPLTSDGPRRKKGFGPFGVALTVVVGLHALLFAYLAKQKFEAVFQEYSDDATVVELPPPPPPPPPPPPPPPPTNEPPPPPAVVQPRPPVAPPPDVTPPPPLPIPPVEKRVEQTAPPVISAAPPVPSNPPARASVITRPDWARKPSGDDMARYYPDRAQRMEVSGRATISCTVTAKGTLEGCSVVSESPADMGFGDAAIRLSRLFRMKPKTLDGAPVDGGQVTVPLVFQVPQ
- a CDS encoding biopolymer transporter ExbD, coding for MAAKLSGGGGDRFNVEQNSEINVTPFVDVMLVLLIIFMVAAPLASVSVEVNLPPAVAKSSPPPSKPVYVSIKQSGQLYLGDNETSIDELGYDITKSMGRRDPTKERIFIRADEKVRYGAFMEVMNTLQDNGFYSVALVGRDDSQ